The Streptomyces sp. NBC_01353 genome contains a region encoding:
- a CDS encoding PIG-L family deacetylase: MRVRLRRPSLTPRARLVSVLTTTALVGGSLAGLVHLSSGTVSGAPASQESKGADRPPGQAAAPARETKPLRTPDVAVAQIVAHPDDDLYFMNPDTAQSIRSGAALTSIYMTSGESDGVNARPRAPHRPAPDKAAFAEARQNGIRAAYAEMATGNRTSPWDRVVIPTAGGARAELDVLRAKPQISLVWLQMREAGSINGNRPHSLNGLWNGRVESLESQRAAGTPVDTDFSYTREQVIDTLAGLLTRFRPTFVRMQDPTPGRNAKTGTYTDHQDHLYGARFAQAALARYATTTGRPHFGVQNYLGYPTGTLPRTLDPESAGAKLSTLKTYAWIDEVNDCADPAGCGDLKVAGRPGGWGWTETIRYARGTSTSWVQRDTDGGLHAFSVLDGRLAVWKKPAGGAGDWQGPVLLQGDGLDSGVTSVRLPDGRIAVFGTRTTLGSAQAYGREVVTTEQSAPGGAFGPWRSLGTPEKNDARGTSDISAPAVAVDGTGRATVLLRDSRHRPAAREQGPDGGWGPWRTLGGDGLHGDPVATTDGAGRIHAFAGTTKTVLTWSQQRPGAPLSGPLRTGLPATTLAMSASPVPDGQGIRLWFRKPASGDLRTADLSGGALASPVTELAGGVAGFGPVGGGQSLLAVRSRTGVLATAPAASAGTRPIWTLEKFLFSGAPGGVVDGVAAMGLDGKLHWTPAVR, translated from the coding sequence ATGCGTGTCCGTCTCCGTCGCCCCTCCCTGACGCCCCGCGCCCGGCTCGTCTCCGTCCTGACGACGACCGCGCTCGTGGGCGGTTCTCTGGCGGGGCTGGTCCACCTCTCCTCCGGCACCGTCTCCGGAGCCCCGGCGAGCCAGGAGTCGAAGGGGGCCGATCGCCCGCCAGGTCAGGCGGCGGCCCCGGCCCGCGAGACGAAGCCGCTCCGGACGCCCGACGTCGCCGTGGCCCAGATCGTGGCCCACCCGGACGACGACCTGTACTTCATGAACCCGGACACGGCCCAGTCCATACGCTCGGGCGCGGCCCTGACCTCCATATACATGACCTCCGGCGAGTCGGACGGCGTCAACGCCCGCCCCCGCGCCCCCCACCGCCCCGCGCCCGACAAGGCCGCGTTCGCCGAGGCCCGGCAGAACGGCATACGCGCCGCGTACGCCGAGATGGCCACCGGCAACCGCACCAGCCCCTGGGACCGGGTCGTCATCCCCACGGCCGGCGGGGCCCGGGCGGAGCTGGACGTCCTGCGCGCCAAGCCGCAGATAAGCCTGGTCTGGCTCCAGATGCGCGAGGCCGGCTCCATCAACGGCAACCGCCCGCACAGCCTGAACGGACTGTGGAACGGCCGGGTCGAGTCGCTCGAGTCGCAGCGCGCCGCCGGCACCCCCGTCGACACCGACTTCTCGTACACGAGGGAGCAGGTGATCGACACCCTCGCCGGACTCCTCACACGGTTCCGGCCCACCTTCGTCCGGATGCAGGACCCGACGCCGGGCCGGAACGCCAAGACCGGGACGTACACCGACCACCAGGACCACCTGTACGGCGCCCGGTTCGCACAGGCCGCCCTCGCGCGGTACGCGACCACCACCGGCCGTCCCCACTTCGGTGTCCAGAACTACCTCGGGTACCCCACCGGCACGCTGCCGCGCACCCTCGACCCCGAGTCGGCCGGCGCCAAGCTGAGCACGCTGAAGACGTACGCCTGGATCGACGAGGTCAACGACTGCGCCGACCCGGCCGGCTGCGGCGACCTCAAGGTGGCGGGCCGTCCCGGCGGATGGGGCTGGACCGAGACCATCCGCTACGCCCGCGGGACCTCCACCTCCTGGGTGCAGCGCGACACCGACGGTGGCCTGCACGCCTTCTCGGTGCTCGACGGGCGCCTCGCGGTGTGGAAGAAGCCCGCGGGCGGGGCCGGCGACTGGCAGGGGCCGGTCCTGCTCCAGGGCGACGGCCTGGACAGCGGAGTGACCTCCGTACGACTCCCGGACGGCCGGATCGCGGTGTTCGGCACCCGTACGACGCTCGGCTCGGCGCAGGCATACGGCCGTGAGGTGGTGACGACCGAGCAGTCCGCGCCCGGCGGCGCGTTCGGGCCGTGGCGGTCGCTCGGCACGCCGGAGAAGAACGACGCCCGCGGCACCTCCGACATCAGCGCCCCGGCCGTGGCCGTGGACGGCACCGGCCGGGCGACCGTACTGCTGCGCGACAGCCGGCACCGGCCGGCCGCGCGCGAGCAGGGCCCCGACGGAGGGTGGGGCCCCTGGCGCACCCTGGGCGGCGACGGTCTGCACGGCGACCCGGTGGCCACGACGGACGGCGCGGGCCGCATCCACGCGTTCGCCGGCACGACGAAGACCGTCCTCACCTGGTCGCAGCAGCGACCCGGCGCGCCGCTGTCGGGGCCGCTGCGAACCGGGCTGCCGGCGACGACGCTGGCCATGAGTGCGAGCCCCGTCCCGGACGGGCAGGGCATACGGCTCTGGTTCCGCAAGCCCGCCTCCGGCGACCTGCGCACGGCCGATCTCTCCGGCGGCGCCCTCGCCTCTCCCGTGACCGAGCTGGCCGGCGGGGTCGCCGGCTTCGGCCCGGTGGGCGGCGGCCAGAGCCTGCTGGCGGTCCGCTCCCGTACGGGTGTCCTGGCGACGGCCCCGGCGGCGAGCGCGGGCACCCGGCCGATCTGGACGCTGGAGAAGTTCCTGTTCTCCGGCGCTCCCGGCGGGGTCGTGGACGGAGTGGCGGCGATGGGCCTGGACGGGAAACTGCACTGGACGCCCGCCGTGCGATGA
- a CDS encoding helix-turn-helix transcriptional regulator, whose product MTSLEDLVRLRRARDLMDREYAEPLDVPALARVALMSAGHFSRSFRAAFGETPYSYLMTRRIERAKALLRRGDLSVTEVCFEVGCTSLGSFSSRFTELVGESPSAYRARDHADGAAIPACIAKIHTRPVRNGEAKADPRS is encoded by the coding sequence GTGACCAGCTTGGAGGATCTCGTTCGGCTGCGCCGGGCCCGTGACCTGATGGACCGCGAGTACGCGGAGCCGTTGGACGTGCCCGCGTTGGCGCGGGTCGCGCTCATGTCGGCGGGGCATTTCTCCCGCAGCTTTCGGGCCGCCTTCGGCGAGACGCCGTACAGCTACCTGATGACGCGCCGCATCGAGCGGGCCAAGGCGCTGCTGCGGCGCGGGGACCTGTCGGTGACGGAGGTCTGCTTCGAGGTCGGCTGTACGTCGCTGGGGTCGTTCAGCTCGCGGTTCACCGAGCTCGTCGGCGAGAGCCCCAGCGCCTACCGGGCCCGCGACCACGCAGACGGCGCCGCCATCCCCGCCTGCATCGCCAAGATCCACACGCGACCGGTCAGGAACGGAGAAGCGAAAGCCGACCCCCGCTCGTAG
- a CDS encoding VOC family protein, with amino-acid sequence MNVTLEVVLVPVTDLDRAKEFYGERCGFRIDLDTEVSPGIRVIQATPPGSRCSIAMESGLPPMPGTKAMAPGTLHGLQLCVTDIEAARKELVDRGVDVSPVRRVGKTGWEDGKGETWNSFMSFQDPDGNGWVVQEAPAELSER; translated from the coding sequence ATGAACGTGACGCTCGAAGTCGTCCTGGTGCCCGTGACCGACCTCGACCGTGCCAAGGAGTTCTACGGCGAGAGGTGCGGCTTCAGGATCGACCTCGACACCGAGGTCTCGCCGGGGATCCGCGTCATCCAGGCGACGCCGCCGGGCTCGCGCTGTTCGATCGCGATGGAGAGCGGGTTGCCTCCGATGCCCGGCACGAAGGCGATGGCCCCGGGCACCCTGCACGGCCTTCAGCTCTGCGTCACCGACATCGAGGCGGCACGCAAGGAACTCGTCGACCGGGGCGTGGACGTCAGCCCGGTCCGGCGCGTCGGCAAGACGGGCTGGGAGGACGGCAAGGGCGAGACGTGGAACTCGTTCATGTCGTTCCAGGACCCGGACGGCAACGGCTGGGTGGTCCAGGAGGCCCCGGCGGAGCTGTCGGAACGCTGA
- a CDS encoding GNAT family N-acetyltransferase: protein MKITSFVTGRLLLHPLTVAEAERIVAQAPAAEDRWAPGYPADGDLAGARGFLGVCDAQGDPGVFGAYEIRRRTDGAAVGGIGFHGPPDDERFVTVGYGLIPDVRGLGYATEALQALLELAREQGVAGAKGDADLANVASQRVMEAAGMRYAGEDERVRYYRMDFTPVV, encoded by the coding sequence ATGAAGATCACCTCGTTCGTCACCGGGCGTCTGCTGCTGCATCCGCTCACCGTTGCCGAGGCCGAGCGGATCGTCGCGCAGGCGCCCGCCGCGGAGGACCGTTGGGCGCCGGGGTATCCGGCCGACGGGGACCTGGCCGGGGCACGCGGATTCCTCGGCGTGTGTGACGCGCAGGGGGATCCGGGCGTGTTCGGGGCGTACGAGATACGGCGGCGGACGGACGGGGCCGCCGTCGGCGGGATCGGGTTCCACGGGCCGCCGGACGACGAGCGGTTCGTGACCGTCGGGTACGGGCTGATCCCGGACGTACGGGGGCTCGGGTACGCCACCGAGGCGCTGCAGGCCCTGCTCGAACTGGCCAGGGAACAGGGTGTCGCCGGCGCGAAGGGCGACGCCGATCTCGCGAATGTCGCCTCGCAGCGCGTGATGGAGGCCGCCGGGATGCGGTACGCGGGGGAGGACGAGCGGGTGCGGTACTACCGGATGGACTTCACGCCGGTGGTCTGA
- a CDS encoding DUF4190 domain-containing protein, whose amino-acid sequence MTMPTNTPGQSSWSPPPAGMPGMPPQPPFQQPRNGLGVTALVLGIVGLLFAIFPFSFWLGGILGVLALIFGIIGHSRGRKGEATNTGMALTGLILGALSIVVSIVWLIVVVTAVKDIAEDIDKEIEKQEKATAAPAEPGAAPTEAEPTETAPAALKFGQTFAYEDGIKVTVSKPRAYEPDQFAAGHAKGNSAFQVTVTIVNGSKKTLDVSGALVDASDAEGSRAEPVFDGSNATEMFQGNVLPGKQAKADFTFSVTPKADGELQVELSPTILDHEEAIWTGPTK is encoded by the coding sequence ATGACCATGCCCACGAACACCCCCGGCCAGAGCTCCTGGAGCCCGCCGCCGGCCGGTATGCCCGGGATGCCTCCGCAGCCCCCGTTCCAGCAGCCGCGCAACGGTCTCGGGGTGACCGCTCTCGTCCTCGGCATCGTGGGCCTGCTCTTCGCGATCTTCCCGTTCTCGTTCTGGCTCGGCGGGATCCTGGGCGTACTGGCCCTCATATTCGGCATCATCGGCCACTCCCGCGGCCGCAAGGGCGAGGCGACGAACACGGGGATGGCCCTCACGGGCCTCATCCTCGGCGCGCTCTCCATCGTCGTCTCGATCGTCTGGCTGATCGTCGTCGTCACCGCGGTGAAGGACATCGCCGAGGACATCGACAAGGAGATCGAGAAGCAGGAGAAGGCCACCGCCGCTCCCGCCGAGCCCGGCGCGGCGCCCACGGAGGCCGAGCCGACCGAGACCGCCCCGGCGGCGCTGAAGTTCGGTCAGACCTTCGCGTACGAGGACGGGATCAAGGTGACCGTCTCCAAGCCGCGCGCCTACGAGCCCGACCAGTTCGCCGCCGGGCACGCCAAGGGCAACAGCGCGTTCCAGGTGACGGTCACGATCGTCAACGGCAGCAAGAAGACCCTCGACGTCTCCGGCGCCCTGGTGGACGCGAGCGACGCGGAGGGCTCGCGGGCCGAGCCGGTCTTCGACGGCAGCAACGCGACGGAGATGTTCCAGGGCAACGTGCTCCCTGGCAAGCAGGCCAAGGCCGACTTCACGTTCTCGGTCACGCCGAAGGCGGACGGGGAGCTGCAGGTCGAGCTGAGCCCGACGATCCTCGACCACGAGGAAGCGATCTGGACCGGCCCGACGAAGTAG
- a CDS encoding CBS domain-containing protein: MTTAKDIMHSGAQWIPRHETLDRAAQLMRDLNVGALPIADENERLCGIITDRDIVVGCVAMGRDPAKVTCGEMAQGTPRWIEAGSDVGEVLHEMTGHQIKRLPVIENKRLVGMISEADLAQHLDDEQIKEFCASVYASR, from the coding sequence ATGACCACGGCGAAGGACATCATGCACTCCGGGGCCCAGTGGATCCCCCGGCACGAAACGCTCGACCGCGCGGCACAGCTGATGCGCGACCTCAATGTGGGCGCGCTGCCCATCGCCGACGAGAACGAACGGCTGTGCGGCATCATCACGGACCGCGACATCGTCGTCGGCTGTGTGGCCATGGGCCGCGACCCGGCGAAGGTCACCTGCGGAGAGATGGCGCAGGGCACCCCGCGCTGGATCGAGGCGGGTTCGGATGTGGGCGAGGTACTCCACGAGATGACGGGCCACCAGATCAAGCGGCTCCCGGTCATCGAGAACAAGCGCCTGGTGGGCATGATCAGCGAGGCGGATCTGGCGCAGCATCTGGACGACGAGCAGATCAAGGAGTTCTGCGCGAGCGTCTACGCGTCCCGCTGA
- a CDS encoding pyridoxamine 5'-phosphate oxidase family protein, with protein sequence MAPETTLDPRFSDPKAHAAEWSEAAVRLAEAEVFWLTTVRPDGRPHVTPLIAVWSEGALHFCTGPEERKARNLEENKEVVLTTGTASLAEGFDLVVEGTAVRVTDETRLQALTRAYVEKYGDDWRFEVRDGAFVGDGGTALVFAVAPRTAFGFTKGEPFGQTRWRF encoded by the coding sequence ATGGCCCCGGAGACCACTCTCGACCCCCGCTTCAGCGACCCGAAGGCCCACGCCGCCGAGTGGTCCGAGGCCGCCGTGCGGCTCGCCGAGGCCGAGGTCTTCTGGCTCACCACCGTCCGCCCGGACGGCCGCCCGCACGTCACTCCGCTGATCGCGGTGTGGTCGGAGGGCGCGCTGCACTTCTGCACGGGTCCCGAGGAGCGCAAGGCGCGCAACCTCGAGGAGAACAAGGAGGTGGTCCTCACCACCGGGACCGCCTCGCTCGCCGAGGGCTTCGATCTGGTGGTCGAAGGTACGGCCGTTCGGGTGACCGACGAGACTCGCCTACAGGCGCTGACCAGGGCGTACGTCGAGAAGTACGGCGACGATTGGCGATTCGAGGTGCGCGACGGCGCGTTCGTGGGCGACGGTGGGACGGCCCTGGTGTTCGCCGTGGCGCCGCGCACGGCGTTCGGTTTCACCAAGGGCGAGCCCTTCGGCCAGACCCGCTGGCGTTTCTGA
- a CDS encoding DUF3105 domain-containing protein, with amino-acid sequence MAANRSSNADRRARIEEMRRAEQARERRNRFITIGVSTVVVLSLVGFGGYVLNQQSEKKEQQEAAAKAPIKDEKSWDAKKLGRNHVTTPVTYEMKPPVGGDHDQVWQNCDGDVYTTKIAEMNAVHSLEHGAVWVTYSKKAAEADVKKLAEKVGKTPYSLMSPVDDQSGAIMLSAWGKQVSVDSASDPRVDAFFTKYVQGPQTPEPGAACTGGVGATQ; translated from the coding sequence ATGGCCGCCAACCGCTCCTCCAACGCCGACCGCCGCGCCCGAATAGAGGAGATGCGCCGCGCCGAGCAGGCCCGCGAGCGCCGCAACCGCTTCATCACCATCGGAGTCTCCACCGTGGTCGTCCTGAGCCTCGTCGGCTTCGGCGGCTATGTGCTCAACCAGCAGTCCGAGAAGAAGGAGCAGCAGGAGGCAGCCGCCAAGGCCCCCATCAAGGACGAGAAGTCCTGGGACGCCAAGAAGCTCGGCCGCAACCACGTGACCACCCCGGTCACCTACGAGATGAAGCCGCCGGTCGGCGGTGACCACGACCAGGTCTGGCAGAACTGCGACGGCGACGTCTACACGACGAAGATCGCCGAGATGAACGCCGTGCACTCGCTGGAGCACGGCGCGGTCTGGGTCACGTACAGCAAGAAGGCCGCGGAGGCCGATGTGAAGAAGCTGGCCGAGAAGGTCGGGAAGACCCCGTACTCGCTGATGAGCCCGGTCGACGACCAGTCCGGCGCGATCATGCTGAGCGCCTGGGGCAAGCAGGTGTCCGTGGACAGCGCGAGCGACCCGCGGGTCGACGCCTTCTTCACCAAGTACGTGCAGGGCCCGCAGACCCCGGAGCCGGGCGCGGCCTGCACCGGCGGTGTCGGGGCCACCCAGTGA
- a CDS encoding DUF998 domain-containing protein — protein MSRSRTRPVAALLLSLGALAYTAWVLEVVVRTGLDPIRTYVSELAAADQPLGGLFRATDLVAGLLVLAGALTALALPARRPWTVTGWLALAVFGAATAVDSRLPLSCAPTVDPECAARETAGLVPATHTAHAVSSGLAMTGALAGMLALTIAARRYRIWRPLARTGPLVVALELAATAWTLAAVAAFEAGKGTFSLGAGQRLQVLLVAVWLAILAVSVARERA, from the coding sequence ATGTCCAGAAGCCGTACGCGACCGGTCGCCGCACTCCTGCTGTCGCTGGGCGCGCTCGCGTACACCGCCTGGGTCCTCGAAGTCGTCGTCCGGACCGGGCTCGACCCGATACGGACGTACGTCTCCGAACTCGCCGCCGCCGACCAGCCGCTGGGCGGGCTGTTCCGCGCGACCGACCTCGTCGCCGGTCTCCTCGTCCTCGCCGGGGCCCTGACCGCACTCGCGCTCCCCGCCCGCCGCCCCTGGACCGTCACCGGCTGGCTCGCCCTCGCCGTCTTCGGCGCCGCCACCGCCGTCGACTCCCGGCTGCCGCTCAGCTGCGCGCCCACCGTCGACCCGGAGTGCGCCGCGCGCGAGACCGCCGGACTCGTACCGGCCACCCACACGGCGCACGCCGTCAGCTCCGGCCTTGCCATGACGGGCGCCCTGGCCGGCATGCTCGCCCTGACGATCGCCGCCCGCCGCTACCGAATCTGGCGGCCCCTCGCCCGCACCGGGCCCCTCGTCGTCGCCCTCGAACTGGCCGCCACCGCCTGGACGCTGGCCGCCGTCGCCGCCTTCGAGGCCGGCAAGGGCACCTTCTCCCTGGGGGCCGGGCAAAGGCTGCAGGTCCTGCTCGTGGCAGTCTGGCTCGCGATACTCGCCGTCTCCGTGGCCAGGGAGAGAGCTTGA
- a CDS encoding VOC family protein produces the protein MDINLSQCFIAVDDHDKALTFYRDALGLEVRNDVGFEGMRWVTLGAPSQPDVDIVLEPPLADPNASPADREAMAELLAKGLLRGVIFRTDDVDATFERVRAAGGEVLQEPVDQPYGVRDCAFRDPSGNMLRFAQPRGQ, from the coding sequence ATGGACATCAACCTCTCTCAGTGCTTCATCGCCGTCGACGACCACGACAAGGCGCTCACCTTCTACCGGGACGCCCTCGGCCTGGAGGTGCGCAACGACGTCGGGTTCGAAGGGATGCGCTGGGTGACGCTCGGCGCCCCCTCGCAGCCCGATGTGGACATCGTCCTCGAACCGCCGCTCGCCGACCCCAACGCCTCGCCCGCCGACCGGGAGGCCATGGCGGAGCTGCTCGCGAAGGGCCTGCTGCGCGGTGTCATCTTCCGCACCGACGACGTCGACGCCACCTTCGAGCGCGTCCGCGCCGCGGGCGGCGAGGTCCTGCAGGAGCCGGTCGACCAGCCGTACGGCGTCCGCGACTGCGCCTTCCGCGACCCCTCCGGCAACATGCTCCGCTTCGCCCAGCCCCGCGGGCAGTGA
- a CDS encoding DUF305 domain-containing protein produces MTRTHGASIVAVALALLFAGGAVTVASAQREEAPATPVSASADAGFARDMSVHHQQAVEMSFIVRDRTQDEEVRRLAYDIANTQANQRGMMLGWLDMWGLPKVESGTEPMAWMGMGGHGDTGPLDGALMPGMATKSELDQLRKASGKQAEVLYLQLMTDHHKGGVHMAQGCVDRCSVEIERNLAQGMVDAQESEIALMADLLKARGAKPRA; encoded by the coding sequence CTGACCCGTACGCACGGGGCGTCGATCGTCGCCGTCGCCCTCGCGCTGCTCTTCGCCGGGGGCGCCGTCACGGTCGCCTCCGCGCAGCGCGAGGAGGCGCCGGCGACCCCTGTGTCGGCTTCGGCGGACGCGGGCTTCGCCCGTGACATGTCGGTCCACCACCAGCAGGCCGTCGAGATGTCGTTCATCGTCCGGGACCGCACCCAGGACGAGGAGGTGCGCCGGCTGGCGTACGACATCGCCAACACCCAGGCCAACCAGCGCGGCATGATGCTGGGCTGGCTGGACATGTGGGGTCTGCCGAAGGTCGAGTCGGGCACCGAGCCGATGGCTTGGATGGGCATGGGCGGGCACGGCGACACCGGTCCCCTCGACGGGGCTCTGATGCCGGGCATGGCGACGAAGTCCGAGCTGGACCAGCTGCGGAAGGCCAGCGGCAAGCAGGCCGAGGTCCTCTACCTCCAGCTGATGACCGACCACCACAAGGGCGGCGTCCACATGGCCCAGGGCTGCGTGGACAGGTGCTCCGTGGAGATCGAGCGGAACCTCGCGCAGGGCATGGTCGACGCCCAGGAGTCCGAGATCGCGCTCATGGCGGATCTGCTGAAGGCGCGGGGCGCGAAGCCGCGCGCCTGA
- a CDS encoding glutamine synthetase family protein — MDKQQEFVLRTLEERDIRFVRLWFTDVLGFLKSVAVAPAELEQAFDEGIGFDGSAIEGFARVYESDMIAKPDPGTFQILPWRAEAPGTARMFCDILMPDGSPSFADPRFVLKRILAKTSDLGFTFYTHPEIEFFLLKDKPLDGTKPTPADNSGYFDHTPQNVGMDFRRQAITMLESMGISVEFSHHEGAPGQQEIDLRYADALSTADNIMTFRLVMKQVALEQGVQATFMPKPFSEYPGSGMHTHLSLFEGDRNAFYESGAEYQLSKVGRSFIAGLLKHAAEISAVTNQWVNSYKRIWGGSARSAGAGGEAPSYICWGHNNRSALIRVPMYKPGKTGSSRVEVRSIDSGANPYLTYAVLLAAGLKGIEEGYELPAGADDDVWALSDAERRAMGIEPLPQNLGEAIALMEKSELVAETLGEHVFDFFLRNKKQEWEEYRSEVTAFELRKSLPVL, encoded by the coding sequence ATGGACAAGCAGCAGGAATTCGTGCTCCGGACGCTCGAGGAGCGCGACATCCGGTTCGTGCGGCTGTGGTTCACCGACGTCCTCGGCTTCCTGAAGTCGGTGGCCGTGGCGCCCGCCGAGCTTGAGCAGGCGTTCGACGAGGGCATCGGCTTCGACGGCTCCGCCATCGAGGGCTTCGCCCGCGTATACGAGTCAGACATGATCGCCAAGCCGGATCCGGGCACCTTCCAGATCCTGCCGTGGCGCGCGGAGGCCCCGGGCACCGCCCGGATGTTCTGCGACATCCTCATGCCGGACGGCTCCCCGTCCTTCGCGGACCCGCGCTTCGTCCTCAAGCGCATCCTGGCCAAGACCTCGGACCTGGGCTTCACCTTCTACACGCACCCCGAGATCGAGTTCTTCCTGCTGAAGGACAAGCCGCTGGACGGCACGAAGCCGACCCCCGCCGACAACTCGGGCTACTTCGACCACACCCCGCAGAACGTGGGCATGGACTTCCGCCGCCAGGCCATCACCATGCTGGAGTCGATGGGCATCTCGGTGGAGTTCTCCCACCACGAGGGCGCCCCGGGCCAGCAGGAGATCGACCTGCGCTACGCCGACGCGCTGTCCACGGCCGACAACATCATGACCTTCCGCCTGGTCATGAAGCAGGTCGCGCTGGAGCAGGGCGTGCAGGCCACGTTCATGCCGAAGCCGTTCTCGGAGTACCCGGGCTCGGGCATGCACACCCACCTCTCCCTCTTCGAGGGCGACCGCAACGCGTTCTACGAGTCGGGCGCGGAGTACCAGCTCTCCAAGGTGGGCCGCTCCTTCATCGCCGGCCTGCTCAAGCACGCCGCCGAGATCTCGGCCGTCACCAACCAGTGGGTCAACTCCTACAAGCGCATCTGGGGCGGCTCGGCCCGCAGCGCGGGCGCGGGCGGCGAGGCCCCCTCGTACATCTGCTGGGGCCACAACAACCGCTCGGCACTGATCCGCGTCCCGATGTACAAGCCCGGCAAGACGGGTTCGTCGCGCGTCGAGGTCCGCTCGATCGACTCCGGCGCCAACCCCTACCTGACCTACGCGGTCCTCCTCGCGGCGGGCCTCAAGGGCATCGAGGAGGGCTACGAACTCCCGGCCGGCGCCGACGACGACGTCTGGGCCCTCTCGGACGCGGAACGCCGCGCGATGGGCATCGAGCCGCTGCCGCAGAACCTGGGCGAGGCGATCGCCCTGATGGAGAAGAGCGAACTGGTCGCCGAGACGCTGGGCGAGCACGTCTTCGACTTCTTCCTCCGCAACAAGAAGCAGGAGTGGGAGGAGTACCGCTCCGAGGTCACCGCGTTCGAGCTGCGGAAGAGCCTGCCGGTGCTGTAG
- a CDS encoding alpha/beta hydrolase, whose product MFLRVGGVAHHVVVEGGGPVCVLSAGLGMSWFDWAPVVPLLTPHRTVVRFDRPGHGLSAPAAVPPSATGEAHRIAGLLDALGHPEPVTVVGHSIAGFHAEAFARLHPDRTSGILLVDSSVEEHARTPAAPALRTAAARGLGTLLAAVGAPAALGPAVRRATVRLSRAAGGDPAPLELVRRCYTTSRVMQGTLLENTHYRAVAAELLALRERHPLPPGLPVTVLAAPDGSARWARRQRALARRLDAHYEAVEPSGHLMMLDRPDAVARAVLRHGPGQRDA is encoded by the coding sequence ATGTTCCTACGGGTCGGGGGCGTCGCCCACCACGTCGTCGTCGAGGGCGGCGGACCCGTCTGCGTGCTCAGCGCCGGCCTCGGCATGAGCTGGTTCGACTGGGCCCCGGTCGTCCCGCTGCTGACCCCGCACCGCACGGTCGTCCGCTTCGACCGCCCCGGCCACGGACTCTCCGCCCCGGCCGCCGTCCCACCCAGCGCCACCGGCGAGGCCCACCGCATCGCCGGCCTCCTGGACGCGCTGGGCCACCCGGAGCCCGTCACCGTCGTCGGGCACTCCATCGCCGGGTTCCACGCCGAGGCCTTCGCCCGGCTCCACCCGGACCGTACTTCCGGGATCCTCCTCGTCGACTCCTCCGTCGAGGAGCACGCCCGTACACCCGCCGCGCCGGCCCTGCGTACCGCCGCCGCCCGCGGCCTGGGCACGCTGCTCGCCGCCGTCGGAGCCCCGGCCGCCCTCGGCCCGGCCGTCCGCCGCGCCACCGTTCGGCTCTCCCGCGCCGCCGGCGGGGACCCGGCGCCCCTGGAGCTCGTACGCCGCTGCTACACCACCTCACGCGTCATGCAGGGCACGCTCCTGGAGAACACCCACTACCGCGCGGTCGCCGCCGAACTCCTCGCCCTGCGTGAACGACACCCGCTCCCGCCCGGCCTCCCCGTCACCGTCCTCGCGGCCCCGGACGGCTCCGCCCGCTGGGCGCGGCGGCAACGCGCGCTGGCCCGCCGGCTCGACGCCCACTACGAGGCGGTCGAGCCGTCGGGCCACCTGATGATGCTGGACCGCCCCGACGCGGTGGCACGGGCGGTGCTGCGCCACGGTCCCGGTCAGCGGGACGCGTAG